One genomic window of Actinoplanes lobatus includes the following:
- a CDS encoding YfbM family protein has product MFFALTEDQEAALMATRDDAEVRAFVEEVEMGDWDGVPLDCETDKAWDAIHRCLSDGTLGCGRRLSPLDMAVLGGGHHHEGDEYVVAHLRAGEAAQVADALKTVDQSWMRQRYDRIDPGDYQGVLGDEDFDYTWYWFTRVRDFYREAAAANRAVIFTVDQ; this is encoded by the coding sequence ATGTTCTTTGCGCTGACGGAGGACCAGGAGGCGGCACTGATGGCGACGCGCGACGACGCCGAGGTGCGGGCGTTCGTCGAAGAGGTCGAGATGGGCGACTGGGACGGCGTACCTCTGGATTGCGAGACGGACAAGGCCTGGGATGCCATCCATCGGTGCCTGAGCGACGGCACCCTGGGCTGTGGCAGGCGCCTGTCGCCGTTGGACATGGCGGTTCTCGGCGGCGGCCATCACCACGAAGGCGATGAGTACGTCGTGGCGCACCTGCGCGCCGGCGAGGCGGCTCAGGTCGCCGACGCCCTCAAGACGGTGGACCAGTCCTGGATGCGTCAGCGCTATGACCGCATCGACCCCGGGGACTACCAGGGCGTACTCGGCGATGAGGACTTCGACTACACCTGGTACTGGTTCACCCGAGTACGCGATTTCTACCGGGAAGCCGCGGCCGCGAACCGTGCGGTCATCTTCACGGTCGATCAGTAA
- a CDS encoding YcxB family protein, with protein MEDAGQLTFQTRPDPKLAEALLRHNLFPIVAGLAAVTLAIAALLYQAGNPDGWGLSLLVSGVVGPLYMLFAIPRQVVRREAHKIGGPATVRIDAVGLHTTDGSSTDTLPWSAIKTVRRTRGQVLLLHRGFSGAKRRMSGIPTADLTPAEQARLLAVLHSRGAALTKAPTL; from the coding sequence ATGGAAGACGCGGGGCAGCTCACCTTTCAAACCCGACCGGACCCGAAGCTGGCGGAGGCGCTGCTACGGCACAACCTGTTTCCGATCGTCGCCGGGCTCGCGGCCGTCACGCTGGCCATCGCCGCACTGCTGTACCAGGCCGGCAATCCGGATGGCTGGGGGCTGTCCCTCCTCGTCAGCGGTGTCGTCGGGCCGCTGTACATGCTGTTCGCGATACCGCGGCAGGTCGTGAGGCGGGAAGCCCACAAGATCGGTGGGCCGGCCACTGTCCGGATCGACGCCGTGGGTCTGCACACCACCGACGGTTCATCGACGGACACCCTGCCCTGGTCGGCGATCAAGACGGTACGCCGGACGCGCGGCCAGGTCCTGCTGTTGCACAGAGGGTTCTCCGGCGCCAAGCGCCGGATGTCCGGCATCCCGACCGCTGACCTGACCCCGGCCGAACAGGCCCGGCTGCTGGCAGTCCTGCATTCGCGCGGCGCGGCGCTCACGAAAGCACCCACCCTTTGA
- a CDS encoding aldo/keto reductase, protein MEFTRLGRTGLRVSRIGLGCMSYGRAAAGMHQWTLDEDAAAPFFRQAVELGVTFWDTANVYQGGTSEEFVGRAISRFARREEIVLATKVSGKMHDGPGGSGLSRKAVLEQADASLRRLGTDYIDVYYIHRFDPQTPVEETMRALDDLVRAGKVRYLGASSMWAWQFAKAQHAAVVNGWTTFSAMQDQYNVLKREDERDMIPMCLDQGVGLTPYSPLAKGRATRPWGQQTARSSSDAVARAFDRDVDEPVVNAIQKVAEARGVAMAQVALAWVLSKPVVSCPIVGATRPHHLRDAVAALELRLTEQEIAELEAPYLPQDNYWW, encoded by the coding sequence GTGGAGTTCACGCGGCTGGGCCGGACCGGGCTGAGGGTGAGCCGTATCGGGCTGGGGTGCATGAGCTACGGCCGGGCCGCGGCCGGCATGCATCAGTGGACCCTGGATGAGGATGCCGCGGCGCCGTTCTTCCGGCAGGCCGTCGAGCTGGGTGTGACGTTCTGGGATACCGCGAACGTCTACCAGGGCGGCACCTCGGAGGAGTTCGTCGGGCGGGCGATCAGCCGGTTCGCGCGGCGGGAGGAGATCGTGCTGGCGACCAAGGTCAGCGGGAAGATGCACGACGGCCCGGGTGGCAGCGGCCTGTCCCGCAAGGCCGTCCTGGAGCAGGCCGACGCCTCGCTGCGCCGGCTGGGCACCGACTACATCGACGTCTACTACATCCACCGGTTCGACCCGCAGACCCCGGTCGAGGAGACCATGCGGGCCCTCGACGACCTGGTCAGAGCCGGCAAGGTGCGCTATCTCGGCGCGTCGTCCATGTGGGCCTGGCAGTTCGCGAAGGCACAGCACGCCGCGGTGGTGAACGGTTGGACGACATTCTCGGCGATGCAGGACCAGTACAACGTGCTCAAGCGCGAGGACGAGCGCGACATGATCCCGATGTGCCTTGACCAGGGGGTCGGTCTGACTCCGTACTCGCCGTTGGCCAAGGGCCGGGCGACGCGGCCGTGGGGTCAGCAGACGGCCCGCTCGTCGTCGGACGCCGTGGCCAGGGCGTTCGACCGCGACGTCGACGAGCCGGTGGTGAACGCGATCCAGAAGGTCGCCGAGGCACGCGGCGTCGCGATGGCACAGGTGGCGCTGGCGTGGGTGCTGTCCAAGCCGGTCGTGTCCTGTCCGATCGTCGGGGCCACCAGGCCGCATCATCTGCGGGACGCCGTCGCCGCTCTCGAGCTGCGCCTGACCGAGCAGGAGATCGCCGAGCTGGAGGCCCCTTACCTGCCGCAGGACAACTACTGGTGGTGA
- a CDS encoding alpha/beta hydrolase produces the protein MRLSGRALLAAATAAVLAGCTASAPRTAGSASPSAPAASTIYDVAYAAASPEEKLDLYLPPPAAEPAPLVVWVHGGGWRAGTKSVIAQGYDPSAPPPPQPTRCGVNTQIQTPDVPDLNAKGYAVAAIDYRLEQDPVAAVKDAKAAVRFLRANAAKYHLDPQKFAVWGNSAGGYTVVMLGVTGGLTTEFDDPALADPAVPATVQAVIDWFGPTDAANLPGTIGPDRLPYAYVKPGRPLPPFLIAHGTADCIVPVESSRRLHQALTAAGGQAALNVLPGAHHEDPAFMRTQLTPAYAFLDQTFNR, from the coding sequence ATGAGGCTGTCCGGCCGGGCCTTGCTGGCTGCCGCCACCGCCGCCGTGCTCGCCGGATGCACGGCCTCCGCGCCCCGCACCGCCGGGTCGGCGTCGCCGTCGGCGCCCGCGGCCTCCACGATCTACGACGTGGCCTACGCCGCCGCGTCCCCTGAGGAGAAGCTCGACCTGTACCTTCCGCCGCCGGCCGCGGAACCCGCGCCACTGGTCGTCTGGGTGCACGGCGGCGGGTGGCGCGCCGGCACGAAGAGTGTCATCGCCCAGGGTTACGACCCGTCCGCGCCGCCGCCACCCCAGCCGACGCGGTGCGGAGTGAACACCCAGATCCAGACGCCCGACGTGCCGGACCTCAACGCCAAGGGGTACGCGGTGGCCGCCATCGACTACCGCCTCGAGCAGGACCCGGTCGCGGCCGTGAAGGACGCAAAGGCAGCCGTCCGCTTCCTGCGGGCCAACGCCGCGAAATACCACCTGGATCCGCAGAAGTTCGCGGTCTGGGGCAACTCCGCAGGTGGCTACACCGTCGTCATGCTCGGCGTGACCGGCGGCCTGACGACCGAGTTCGACGACCCGGCGCTGGCCGACCCCGCCGTGCCGGCCACCGTGCAGGCCGTGATCGACTGGTTCGGCCCCACCGACGCCGCCAACCTCCCCGGCACGATCGGACCGGACCGGCTTCCGTACGCCTACGTCAAGCCCGGCCGCCCGCTGCCGCCGTTCCTGATCGCCCACGGCACCGCCGACTGCATCGTCCCGGTCGAGTCGTCCCGGCGCCTCCACCAGGCCCTCACCGCGGCCGGCGGGCAGGCCGCCCTGAACGTCCTGCCGGGCGCCCACCACGAGGACCCGGCCTTCATGCGAACCCAGCTGACCCCGGCGTACGC
- a CDS encoding DinB family protein, whose product MIDDFAKDYLHRQLKVTREALVWKLDGLSEYDIRRPLTVTGTNLLGLVKHMATWEARYLGEIFARPFPVPLPRWQDADGSDLWVTPDETREQVIGFYQRAGDHADATIRDLPLDALGHVPWWPSPEVRLFNMMVHVLQDTTRHAGHADILREQLDGRTGVMAEYEEPIDTAARATHRAKIERAAQAATGGTDQSDPSVTPNAVETAP is encoded by the coding sequence GTGATCGATGACTTCGCGAAGGACTACCTGCACCGCCAGCTCAAAGTGACCCGTGAGGCGCTGGTCTGGAAGCTCGATGGTCTGTCCGAGTACGACATCCGGCGTCCCTTGACGGTGACCGGGACCAACCTCCTCGGCCTGGTCAAACATATGGCGACCTGGGAGGCCAGGTATCTCGGCGAGATTTTCGCCCGCCCGTTCCCGGTGCCGCTGCCACGCTGGCAGGATGCGGACGGAAGCGATCTGTGGGTCACGCCGGATGAGACTCGCGAGCAGGTTATCGGTTTCTACCAGCGCGCTGGGGACCATGCCGACGCGACGATCAGGGACCTTCCCCTTGACGCCTTGGGCCACGTGCCGTGGTGGCCGAGCCCCGAGGTGAGGCTGTTCAACATGATGGTCCATGTCCTGCAGGACACCACCCGGCATGCCGGCCACGCGGATATCCTGCGTGAGCAGCTCGACGGCCGGACCGGGGTGATGGCCGAGTACGAGGAGCCGATCGACACGGCGGCCCGCGCGACACATCGGGCGAAGATCGAGCGGGCTGCGCAGGCAGCGACCGGCGGCACGGACCAATCGGACCCATCTGTCACACCAAACGCCGTTGAGACTGCGCCGTGA
- a CDS encoding chymotrypsin family serine protease gives MKRSIVPAAFSFLLIIGASPPEAFAFDASAKPAISVDPGGTPDVNAGVDLSRLHGNRSYVESLSKVVDQLSNLRSAVGDVLGDTPDLVDFGFQTGTRSLIVYWSGDPQASVLDDIAQPASDRGLGLVIALRKTSRAQLDAAEAEVAANLPTYRKNGIDVQAYGGFSADFDGLKMTVNGKPSASKLQPDVAQSLQSAASVPVSITYADMRPAGGKYDDGPPFYAGGLMVGTGGKICTNGFGVVYGASVYRFLSARHCTATPYKTETGTYSYGSIVQAGTGTNGAAVFSGKGSEYVFNGSYVGNPTTTRLLTQRDPNLNTVGTPVCQEGGNSGERCGTIRQIALNWDDGYGSAIKINYVTSGSSAIIAASGDSGGPVISLHTEGRAWAVGILQAIQNSTETGCNIRYPSGNACADNFFFTNVDVALVGLTSYGIDYY, from the coding sequence ATGAAGCGTTCCATTGTGCCAGCTGCATTCTCGTTTCTTCTCATCATCGGGGCGTCTCCGCCGGAGGCGTTTGCCTTCGACGCCTCTGCCAAGCCGGCAATATCGGTGGATCCTGGCGGCACCCCCGATGTCAATGCCGGAGTCGACCTGTCGCGCCTGCATGGCAACCGTTCCTACGTGGAGTCGCTTTCCAAGGTCGTGGATCAACTGTCGAATCTGAGGTCGGCGGTCGGTGATGTGCTCGGAGACACTCCCGACCTGGTCGACTTCGGATTCCAGACGGGCACCAGGTCGTTGATTGTGTACTGGTCGGGCGACCCCCAGGCATCCGTTCTGGACGATATCGCCCAACCCGCCAGCGACCGTGGTCTTGGCCTGGTCATCGCGCTGAGGAAGACGAGTAGAGCGCAGCTCGACGCGGCCGAAGCCGAGGTGGCCGCCAACCTTCCGACCTACCGGAAGAATGGAATCGACGTCCAGGCCTACGGCGGGTTCTCGGCGGACTTCGACGGCCTCAAAATGACTGTCAACGGGAAGCCGTCCGCGTCGAAGCTCCAGCCAGATGTTGCGCAATCGCTGCAGAGCGCCGCGAGCGTCCCGGTTTCGATAACCTATGCCGACATGCGGCCGGCCGGCGGAAAGTATGATGACGGCCCGCCGTTCTATGCGGGCGGCTTGATGGTCGGCACCGGTGGAAAGATATGCACCAATGGCTTCGGTGTCGTGTACGGGGCATCGGTTTACCGATTCCTCTCCGCCCGCCACTGCACCGCCACTCCCTACAAAACAGAAACCGGAACCTACAGCTACGGCTCCATTGTGCAGGCGGGAACCGGCACAAACGGTGCTGCTGTCTTCAGTGGCAAGGGCTCGGAATACGTGTTCAACGGCTCTTATGTCGGGAATCCGACGACAACGCGCCTGCTGACTCAGCGGGATCCCAATCTGAACACGGTCGGCACGCCGGTATGCCAGGAAGGAGGTAACTCGGGGGAGCGCTGCGGGACCATCAGGCAGATCGCTTTGAACTGGGACGACGGCTACGGGAGTGCAATCAAGATAAACTACGTGACCAGTGGCAGTTCGGCGATAATCGCTGCGTCGGGCGACAGTGGTGGACCGGTCATCTCTCTCCATACCGAGGGCCGCGCATGGGCTGTAGGAATCCTGCAGGCCATCCAGAACTCCACGGAAACGGGATGCAACATCCGCTACCCTTCGGGAAACGCTTGTGCCGACAACTTCTTCTTCACCAACGTTGATGTGGCTCTGGTAGGGCTCACCTCCTACGGAATTGACTATTACTAG